The Hymenobacter sp. DG01 sequence TGGAAAACCACCACAACTTCGCCTGGAAAGAGCGCCTCATCGACGGCCGGGAGGTGGTCGTCCACCGGAAAGGGGCCACGCCAGCCGGCAAAGGTGTGCTGGGCATCATCCCGGGCTCCATGACGGCTCCTGGCTTTATTGTGCGGGGTAGGGGCGAGGCGGCCTCGCTGGCCTCGGCTTCCCACGGCGCGGGCCGGCAGATGTCGCGCACCCGGGCCAAGCAGGAGCTGGGCGAAGCCGACGTGCGCCGTTACCTCCAGCAGCACGGCGTAGAGCTGCTGGGCGGGGGCGTGGATGAGGCCCCCCAGGCCTACAAAGACATTCACCAAGTCATGCAAAGCCAAACCGACCTAGTGGATGTGCTCGGCTCTTTCCTGCCGCGTATCGTGCGCATGGAAGGTGGTGTGTAGCCACCAGCAGCCCCTTGCGGCCAGCATCAAAAAAGCCCCAGCCCCGCTTTTATCGGGGTTGGGGCTTTTGGTTTGAAGTCAGAGAAAGCAAGCGCTACGGGCGGTGGCGCCGATGACGATATACTACTGCCGACTGGGCTGCCGCTCCCGGGAACAAGCCCGGCCCGTGTCCGGCCCGCGGAAACGAGGGTAGTAGATCAGCCAGCAATAACAAGGCCACTGCAGTAGCCGCCAGGTTGGGAATAGAGCCGGAGGAATTCATAGGAGCCAGAGTAAAGCATACGGAATGTGAGCAGACGCCGGCGGCCGGTGCGTAGGCCTGAGGCTGTATAGAATAGGACGGAGGAGCTAACACTGGCAGAGATAAGAAAAGAGCCCTGAAGCGGTAGCTCTTTTATATACGAAAACAAAGGTATCAACGGATTGCCAGGGGACTGAAAATTTTGGTACGAACTACGCCTTACACTCGATGAACTGCGCTTTAATGCCTGCTAATCAGGTGAAAAACGGGTTGTGAATATTCTTTCTGATAAGAGTTATAAATAGCATTTAATTTATTCCAGGAGTTGAACGAACTGTCCGCAGGTTAACTGCGCTTGCCTGCTGCCTTACGCGCAGCCGCGTCTGCCGGGGCTGCGGTTAAAATACGCTCAAGCTCAGCGGCTTCCGCGAGCAGGGCGGCCCGACGTGCCTGCAGTAGCGCCTGAGCACTGCTGCCGCTACGCAGCAGTTCCGTGCGAGCCTCATTAGCAAACTCGTGCAGCCAGGCAGGGGGTGGGGTGCCAGCCGGAGCTACTACGGCCGTGAGGGTAGGCAGCGCCGCCAGCCGCCGCCGCGCCCAAAGGGCCCGCTCCGGCATGCGGCTTAGGTCGGCTGTGAGTTGCTCGGCCCGGTGCTGGCACGTTTGCTGGTGCTGGCGCAGAGCGGCCGCATCCGGTGCTTCCGCGGTTGGCGCAGCGGGAGTAGCCTGCTGGGCCAGCGTGAGGGCCGCCTGGGGCAGCGACGCCCGCAAGGGTAGCCGGCGCACCCCCCGCTCTACCTGCGACACCATGGCCTTGCCCAGGCCCAGGCAGCGGCCCAAACCCGCCTGGCTTAGGCCAAACCATGCCCGCAAGGTAGGCAGCAGGGTAATCGGTTCGTTTTTCATGTTCGTAGCACTGCTTTTCACTTTCCCGCAACGCAGAAAAGCGGAAAGCAGTTGCCCGATTTATTTGCTTTACAGCCTGATACTGGTTAAAAGATGTAAAGCATTAGCTTTGGCAAACAGTGCCTGCAGGTGCAGTTGCAATATTGCCGCCAGCACCCCCGGCCTGCCAAATACGGGTAACCGGGGCGTGGTAAGGTAAGCAAAAGGACCTTGGCGGCCGAGGTTGCCCAGCGGTTTTCGGCTTCGTTGAGGTAGGGTAGGGCATCGGCAGAAGCTAAACTTCTGGTGGGCTTCCCAAATTAGTAAAGCTCCCAGCGCAAGGAATTGGCTGCAGCTGCCTAGATTTCCGGCCGCTCCTCCTGGTATCAGGGGTAGCGGCCGGCCTTTCCCATGCCGGCCCCGCTCTGATTTCTCCAGACTTAGTTAGTATGACTACTTCCGCTATTAAGCGAACCGCTGCCGCCCACTGGCAGGGCCGCGGCACCGATGGTGCCGGCCAACTTACAACCGGCAGCACTATTCTGCAAGACGCCCGCTATAGCTACCTCACCCGCTTTGAAGAAGGCATCGGTACTAACCCCGAGGAACTGATTGCGGCAGCGCACGCGGGCTGTTTCGCCATGAAGCTTGCCTTCAACCTGCAGGCCGCCGGCTTCACGGCCGATTACATTGATGCGCGCTGTGAAGTGGTGCTGCAGGACGGCTGCATCAGTGCATCGCATCTGTCAATAAATGCCAGCGTACCGGGGCTGAGCTTGGCTCGCTTTCGGGAACTCGTGGACGATGCCCGGCAAAAATGCCCCGTGTCGCAGGTGCTGCGGGCCGATATTCATTGCACCGCCCACTTAAACCAGTAGAGCAGGACGGCTCTGTCTGCCGCTAGGCTCCCGCAGGCAAGGCAGAGGCAGCAGGAGGCGTCGGCTCCAGATACACGGCGTCGCCAACCCGGATGCGGCCGCCCTGCACGATGCGGGCGGTGAGGCCCCCATGCCCCCGCATGGCATTGTAGCCGCCCGGTCCCAGCTCTTCCTCCATGCGCGAACAGGGGTGACACTCGCCGGTAATTTCCAGAATAGCCTCTTCGCCGATGCGGACACGGCGGTTTTTCAGGGCCAGCAGGTTCAGGCCACTCACAGCCAGATTGCGGCGGAGTCGGCCCGGCTCTACCGGCTCTGTGAGTCCCAGAAAGCCAGCTACGGCCGCCAGATGCTCCTGCTGCACCAAAGTAACCTGGCGCTTGCCCCCGGGCTTGGGGCGGGCATGGTCGCCCAGCAGGTGGCGGTCGGTTTCCAGGGTGGCCTCAGTTACGGCCTGCAGGGGCTGGCGCCGGGCCGGGCGCAGCCCAATCCACTCCAGGCGACCTACCTGCGGCAAGGTGCCCAGCAACCGGGCAATGGTGGATTTATCGTCGCCGACAAAAGGGAAAGGCATAGAACTGAAGTGAGAAGTAAAACATGGAGAGCCCGCGCGGCGGCCGATAGGGCCAGCCTACCGGGCCGCCGCCCGGATTTCGGGGTGCCGGATAGCACCGCCCAGATTAGCCGCGCGGGCCAGCAACCCCAGGCTCAGCAGCGCCCCCACCACCGTTAGCCAGGCCATTAGCCGCAACCGGCTGGTAAGCTGCAGCGTCACCAGTGCCAAGGCCCCCGTCAGCTCCAGCGCCCAGAAACCCAGCTCAGCGGCCTTCTCGTGGGCCTGAATGAGGGAGGGGGAAATGCCCGGCAAAGACGAAAGAGCCTCCTCGGCGCCTTCGCCGGTGAGTTGGGTGGGCAGGCAAAGCACGGCCGCCACCAGTATGGTCCAGAGTCCCGTGCGGATCAGCACGGGGGTAGGGCGCAACAGCCCGATAAGCAGCAATACTAGCCCGAACAGGCAGGTCAGCAGGGGGCTATGGTTCAGGAGCAGGTGCAGGTGAGCTTCGTTCATGCCAGCGCGGCGCAAGGAGGGAGGACACAAGCTGCCGTTTTTCTGGCAACTAAAAAACAGTGGAACAGCCGCGTAGTAATTAAGTCAAATCCATAGCAAATATAGGGCTCACGCTAACCCCGTGCAGGCTTATGCGTATGGTAACACGGCGGTGCGCCCTGCGTTGCCCGCCTTCTACGCAAATCAATTCCTGCAACTATCATGGCCAAAACCACCGCCAAAAATGCACCGGCTGCTGCCGCTGCCCCAAAAGCT is a genomic window containing:
- a CDS encoding OsmC family peroxiredoxin, whose product is MTTSAIKRTAAAHWQGRGTDGAGQLTTGSTILQDARYSYLTRFEEGIGTNPEELIAAAHAGCFAMKLAFNLQAAGFTADYIDARCEVVLQDGCISASHLSINASVPGLSLARFRELVDDARQKCPVSQVLRADIHCTAHLNQ
- a CDS encoding MOSC domain-containing protein, with amino-acid sequence MPFPFVGDDKSTIARLLGTLPQVGRLEWIGLRPARRQPLQAVTEATLETDRHLLGDHARPKPGGKRQVTLVQQEHLAAVAGFLGLTEPVEPGRLRRNLAVSGLNLLALKNRRVRIGEEAILEITGECHPCSRMEEELGPGGYNAMRGHGGLTARIVQGGRIRVGDAVYLEPTPPAASALPAGA